A stretch of the Streptomyces sp. NBC_01428 genome encodes the following:
- a CDS encoding siderophore-interacting protein: MTTAVAAPFRFFSLRVVTTRRLGPSLVRVTFGGPDLEAFHSDGRDQSLSLFLPHPGQSEPAVPVELGEGWWQGWRELPDDVRAVMRSYTLRSLRREPGGPTEIDIDFVLHGTEPGAAVPAGPASRWASGARTGDRVALLGPALADNRAIRFRPPADTDLVVLWGDETALPAACAILESLPAGLRVRAWLEVQHTEDIQEPVTAADAEITWLVRDGHVGAEASMGLDAVRAARLPAAGAPYAWIAGESGRVKELRRHLVRERGVDRRRVTFVGYWREGLTEEQLRDSGE; this comes from the coding sequence ATGACGACGGCCGTAGCCGCCCCGTTCCGTTTCTTCTCCCTCCGGGTCGTAACGACGAGGCGGCTCGGTCCGTCTCTGGTCCGGGTGACCTTCGGCGGGCCCGACCTGGAGGCGTTCCACTCCGACGGGCGCGACCAGTCCCTGTCCCTCTTCCTGCCGCACCCCGGCCAGAGCGAGCCGGCCGTGCCGGTCGAGCTCGGAGAGGGCTGGTGGCAGGGATGGCGTGAACTCCCCGACGACGTCCGGGCCGTGATGCGCTCGTACACCCTGCGCTCGCTGCGCCGCGAGCCCGGCGGGCCCACGGAGATCGACATCGACTTCGTGCTGCACGGCACGGAACCGGGCGCCGCCGTCCCCGCGGGGCCCGCCTCACGCTGGGCCTCCGGCGCGCGCACCGGCGACCGGGTCGCCCTGCTCGGTCCCGCCCTCGCGGACAACCGGGCCATCCGCTTCCGGCCGCCGGCCGACACCGACCTGGTGGTCCTCTGGGGCGACGAGACGGCCCTGCCCGCCGCCTGCGCCATCCTCGAATCGCTCCCGGCGGGACTGCGCGTGCGGGCCTGGCTGGAGGTCCAGCACACCGAGGACATCCAGGAACCGGTGACGGCGGCCGACGCCGAGATCACCTGGCTCGTACGGGACGGACACGTCGGGGCGGAGGCCTCCATGGGCCTCGACGCGGTGCGGGCCGCCCGGCTCCCGGCCGCCGGGGCGCCGTACGCCTGGATAGCCGGAGAGTCCGGCCGTGTGAAGGAACTGCGCAGACATCTCGTGCGCGAGCGGGGCGTCGACCGCCGCCGGGTCACCTTCGTCGGCTACTGGCGAGAGGGACTGACGGAGGAACAACTGCGAGACAGCGGGGAGTAG
- a CDS encoding ABC transporter substrate-binding protein has protein sequence MSNARATHLTRRGILAAGGALGLGAVLAACGDDDASKNGGSDAAKAAKSGPWTFKDDRGTTVKLDKTPANIVAFTGVAAALFDYGIEVKGVFGPTTTKDGKADVQAGDMDVSKLTVLGNEWGQFNIEKYAGLAPDVLISTMFDAAGTLWYVPEESKDKILKLAPSVGLSVFDVQMPQPLQRMLALAESLGADVKSAKIVEAKKKFETAAERLRKAAKARPEIKVLAGSASQDIFYVSGSNLSIDLEYFKALGVNIVEPSAKALKASGGWFENLSWENVDKYPADVIIMDDRTSTIQPADITEATWKKLPAVKAGQVIARTPEPILSYDKCTPILDKLAEAIENAKKVA, from the coding sequence ATGTCCAACGCCCGTGCCACCCACCTCACCCGTCGCGGCATCCTCGCCGCGGGCGGCGCCCTCGGCCTCGGCGCCGTCCTCGCCGCCTGTGGCGACGACGACGCCTCGAAGAACGGTGGCTCGGACGCGGCGAAGGCCGCCAAGTCCGGCCCGTGGACGTTCAAGGACGACCGCGGCACGACGGTGAAGCTGGACAAGACCCCGGCGAACATCGTCGCCTTCACCGGTGTCGCCGCCGCCCTCTTCGACTACGGCATCGAGGTCAAGGGTGTCTTCGGCCCGACGACGACCAAGGACGGCAAGGCCGACGTCCAGGCCGGCGACATGGACGTCAGCAAGCTGACCGTCCTCGGCAACGAGTGGGGCCAGTTCAACATCGAGAAGTACGCGGGCCTGGCTCCCGACGTCCTGATCTCCACCATGTTCGACGCCGCGGGCACCCTCTGGTACGTCCCCGAGGAGTCCAAGGACAAGATCCTCAAGCTCGCCCCGAGCGTCGGCCTCTCCGTCTTCGACGTGCAGATGCCGCAGCCTCTCCAGCGGATGCTCGCCCTGGCCGAGTCGCTCGGCGCCGACGTGAAGTCCGCGAAGATCGTCGAGGCGAAGAAGAAGTTCGAGACGGCCGCCGAGCGGCTGCGCAAGGCCGCCAAGGCCCGCCCGGAGATCAAGGTCCTCGCGGGCAGCGCGAGCCAGGACATCTTCTACGTCTCCGGCTCCAACCTCTCCATCGACCTGGAGTACTTCAAGGCGCTCGGCGTGAACATCGTCGAGCCCTCCGCCAAGGCCCTGAAGGCCAGCGGCGGCTGGTTCGAGAACCTGAGCTGGGAGAACGTCGACAAGTACCCGGCCGACGTCATCATCATGGACGACCGCACCTCGACCATCCAGCCGGCCGACATCACCGAGGCCACCTGGAAGAAGCTGCCCGCCGTCAAGGCCGGCCAGGTCATCGCGCGCACCCCCGAGCCGATCCTGTCGTACGACAAGTGCACCCCGATCCTCGACAAGCTCGCCGAGGCCATCGAGAACGCCAAGAAGGTCGCCTGA
- the desA gene encoding lysine decarboxylase DesA — protein MRSHLLNDTTADRYRRSVTEGVERVAAKLATTTRPFTGVTVDDLTPRIEGIDLDKPLHDTTAVLDELEEVYLQDAIYFHHPRYLAHLNCPVVIPAVLGEAVLSAVNSSLDTWDQSAGGTLIERKLIDWTNERIGFGPSADGVFTSGGSQSNLQALLLAREEAKSDHLADLRIFASEVSHFSVRKSAKLLGLGPDAVVSIPVDHDKRMQTLALARELERCKENGLVPMAVVATAGTTDFGSIDPLPEVAELCSQFGTWMHVDAAYGCGLLASLKNRGRIDGIERADSVTVDYHKSFFQPVSSSALLVRDVATLRHATYHAEYLNPRRMVEERIPNQVDKSLQTTRRFDALKLWMTLRVMGADGIGELFDEVCDLAARGWELLAADPRFDVVVEPSLSTLVFRVIPSGVTDPAEIDRANLYARKALFASGDAVVAGTKVGGRHYLKFTLLNPETTVDDIAAVLDLIAGHAEQYLGDSLDRAC, from the coding sequence ATGCGCTCGCACCTGCTCAACGACACCACCGCGGACCGGTATCGCCGCTCCGTGACCGAAGGCGTCGAGCGGGTGGCGGCCAAACTCGCCACCACCACCCGCCCGTTCACGGGTGTCACGGTCGACGACCTCACTCCCCGCATCGAGGGGATCGACCTCGACAAGCCGCTCCACGACACGACGGCCGTCCTCGACGAACTGGAGGAGGTCTACCTCCAGGACGCGATCTACTTCCACCACCCCCGCTACCTCGCCCACCTCAACTGCCCGGTCGTCATCCCGGCCGTGCTCGGCGAAGCCGTGCTCTCCGCCGTCAACTCCTCCCTGGACACCTGGGACCAGTCGGCCGGCGGCACCCTCATCGAGCGCAAGCTCATCGACTGGACGAACGAGCGCATCGGCTTCGGCCCCTCCGCCGACGGCGTGTTCACCAGCGGCGGCAGCCAGTCCAACCTCCAGGCGCTTCTCCTGGCCCGCGAGGAGGCCAAGTCGGACCACCTCGCCGACCTGCGGATCTTCGCCTCCGAGGTGAGCCACTTCAGCGTCAGGAAGTCCGCCAAACTCCTCGGCCTCGGCCCCGACGCCGTCGTCTCGATCCCCGTCGACCACGACAAGCGCATGCAGACGCTCGCCCTCGCCCGGGAGCTGGAGCGCTGCAAGGAGAACGGCCTCGTCCCCATGGCCGTCGTCGCCACCGCCGGCACCACCGACTTCGGCTCCATCGACCCCCTGCCCGAAGTCGCCGAACTCTGCTCGCAGTTCGGGACCTGGATGCACGTGGACGCGGCCTACGGCTGCGGGCTGCTCGCCTCGCTGAAGAACCGCGGCCGCATCGACGGCATCGAGCGCGCCGACTCCGTCACCGTCGACTACCACAAGTCCTTCTTCCAGCCCGTGAGTTCCTCGGCCCTGCTGGTCCGCGACGTGGCCACCCTGCGGCACGCGACCTACCACGCGGAGTACCTCAACCCGCGCCGGATGGTCGAGGAGCGCATCCCCAACCAGGTCGACAAGTCCCTCCAGACCACCCGCCGCTTCGACGCCCTCAAGCTGTGGATGACGCTGCGGGTGATGGGCGCCGACGGCATCGGCGAACTCTTCGACGAGGTCTGCGACCTGGCCGCGCGGGGCTGGGAACTGCTCGCCGCCGACCCGCGCTTCGACGTCGTGGTCGAACCCTCGCTCTCCACCCTCGTCTTCCGCGTCATCCCGTCCGGCGTCACCGACCCGGCCGAGATCGACCGCGCCAACCTGTACGCCCGCAAGGCCCTGTTCGCCTCCGGTGACGCCGTCGTCGCGGGCACCAAGGTCGGCGGACGCCACTACCTGAAGTTCACGTTGCTCAACCCCGAGACGACGGTGGACGACATCGCCGCCGTCCTCGACCTGATCGCCGGCCACGCCGAGCAGTACCTGGGAGACTCCCTTGACCGCGCTTGCTGA